From the genome of Bacteroidales bacterium:
TAAGATAAATATGTATATCGAACTTAGGTTAATATTATTTTTAAGAAAAACAAGAATAGTACAGAATATTCTGATAATAAGTAAGATGTGGGTTATTTGTGAGTTTAATATTTCGAGAGAAATGATTGCAGGTTCACAGATTGGTCAATATTTAATTTTTTTCGAAAACGAGAACGGAAAACCTTTACACTTTCTGCGGAAACATACATAACAGAAGCAATATCTTTTGAACTTAAACCAAGTTTTAAGAATGCGGCAAGTTTTATTTCGGATTGAGTTAAATTCGGAACATCAGCTGAAATGTTTTGATAAAAATACTCATTAACTGAATTAAAGGCTATTTCAAAACGTTTCCAACTGTCTGTTTTAATTTTTGTATCAATATTTTTTATTATTTCTTCTGCTATTTTTATTGTTTTATTATTTTTTATTAATTTAATCAGTTCTTGCATTTTATAGGCAGTTTGTTGATTAAATTTATTATTTCGGATTAAAAAAAGTGTATTCTCAATAAGCTCTTGATTTTTCTTTTTTAAGATATTATTATTGTATTCAGCCATGTTTAATGCAGAAACAGTTCTGGCAACAAGTTCAACTTCGTTTATAGGTTTTCTTATATAGTCAACAGCACCTGCATCTAAAGCTGTTTGTAAATTTTCAACACTTACCATAACTCCGGTTGCCATTATCACTGGAATATCTCTCAAATCTTTATTTTTTTTAACAAGTTTTACAAATGAGATTCCGTCCATTTCAGGCATGTCCCAATCAGAAATAATTATATCGGGTATAATTTTCTCGGCAATTGATAAAGCAATTTTTCCGTCGGGTGCTTGATATAGTTTATATTCAGGTTTGTATTTTTCAAAAATTGAAACAATAATTTGAATGTTTTCAAGAATATCATCAACTACTAAAATTTTTTTCAGCATAATTG
Proteins encoded in this window:
- a CDS encoding response regulator, which encodes MLKKILVVDDILENIQIIVSIFEKYKPEYKLYQAPDGKIALSIAEKIIPDIIISDWDMPEMDGISFVKLVKKNKDLRDIPVIMATGVMVSVENLQTALDAGAVDYIRKPINEVELVARTVSALNMAEYNNNILKKKNQELIENTLFLIRNNKFNQQTAYKMQELIKLIKNNKTIKIAEEIIKNIDTKIKTDSWKRFEIAFNSVNEYFYQNISADVPNLTQSEIKLAAFLKLGLSSKDIASVMYVSAESVKVFRSRFRKKLNIDQSVNLQSFLSKY